The Hyphomicrobiales bacterium nucleotide sequence CCTTCTCCATACAGGAGATGCTGTATACCCCGCAAAAGGCTTATGTCACCGGGGCGATAATACCGCCTGCCACCGCCGCGTTTCATTGGCTTAATTTGAGAAAATCGCGTTTCCCAAAAACGCAGAACGTGCTGCGGAAGATTTAATTCTTCTGCAACTTCACTTATTGTCCGAAAAGCCTCAGGTGCTTTTTTCAAAATGAACTCTCCTATAAAAGACGGTTCATTGAGAGAATGCGCCGGCTATTACTTGTTAATTTTATCTTTAATCACATTGCTTGGTTTAAAAACCAATACGCGTCGTGGTGAAATAGGAACCTCTTCGCCCGTCTTAGGGTTTCGTCCGATGCGCTCATTTTTAGAACGAACCATAAAAGACCCAAAAGAAGATAATTTCACAGAATCACCCTTGACGAGACTC carries:
- a CDS encoding integration host factor subunit alpha, coding for MGGKTITRADLCESVYRKVGLSRSESAELVESFLHEISESLVKGDSVKLSSFGSFMVRSKNERIGRNPKTGEEVPISPRRVLVFKPSNVIKDKINK